One genomic window of Bacteroidetes Order II. bacterium includes the following:
- a CDS encoding serine hydrolase, with product MNQKIRYWLVVLPVLLTLSATQPPKDWAEQTLTSLSLEDRVAQLLAVITFGEFNGEDSIERTQLKALIQDLKVGGVILTLAEPLAQAELTNWMQEMAKVPLLISMDMENGVAMRTKRTTAFPTAMALGATQDPILAYQMGQLVAKEARALGVHQNFAPVADVNNNPDNPIINVRSYGESPEAVSKMVRAYIDGMQENGLIATVKHFPGHGDTATDSHHGLPLLPFDLARLESTEFVPFRDAVKNGVKSVMVGHLAIPALEKEEHLPATLSKAITTDILRNQWGFTGLVVTDAMGMKGVTAQFGIGEAAVRALEAGADQILMSPDPFAAHRAILQAVATGRLSEGRINRSVLTLLRLKASLKLHERKTIALSEIHQHVSLGTHKALAGTIAEAAFTLLRNEGQSFPLQPRLARKMSLVHLNDDDDPKVGEGFQRALQSVGLRAIQTFLLDRRSNSLDYETVLSQASNADVFLVPAYIGFHGNPQEQQTVMKHKAFLEKLIALGKTVILISFGSPYLTHGLQAQPSVFAVAYGSDPASVQNAAEALAGRKAVQGKLPVTVPGLYPLWSGLTVSPLYPMNQTHQFDPARFAALDALLEGAIRNKAFPAAATAFGTDQALVRAKAYGYQTYDSDVAVSPDMPFDLASLTKVVGLTTAVMKLYEEGKLHLDDKVVKFIPEFAPNGKDQLTIRHLMTHTGGLKAFYAFYNMGIHSREGVLQHIFADKLYFTPGTKMEYSDLDMILMGLIVERISGKSLDAYLKQHFWIPLGMNRTGFRPTNGAGDDLAVVPTEKDTYFRKKLMQGEVHDECAWVLGGTSGHAGLFSTANDLAIFAHMMLNEGSYGGQQYLKPETIRLFTKVQQPGFSTRALGWDTKPRSGYTTAGTKWGPRSYGHTGFTGTSIWIDPDAKLFAILLTNRVYPTRENQKIREVRPKYADMVWEIIKNGKVNTTKPANRTW from the coding sequence ATGAATCAAAAAATTAGGTACTGGCTGGTTGTTTTGCCCGTTTTGCTAACCCTTTCGGCAACGCAGCCTCCCAAGGACTGGGCAGAACAAACCCTGACAAGCCTTTCGCTGGAAGATCGTGTGGCACAATTGTTAGCCGTCATTACATTTGGGGAATTTAATGGTGAAGACAGTATCGAACGGACCCAACTCAAAGCCCTCATCCAAGACCTGAAAGTGGGCGGGGTCATACTTACTTTGGCGGAGCCACTCGCACAAGCCGAACTGACAAACTGGATGCAGGAAATGGCCAAAGTGCCATTGTTGATTTCGATGGACATGGAAAATGGCGTGGCCATGCGCACCAAACGAACCACAGCGTTCCCCACTGCAATGGCTTTGGGGGCTACACAAGATCCAATCTTGGCTTATCAGATGGGCCAGTTGGTGGCAAAAGAAGCACGGGCATTGGGCGTACATCAGAATTTTGCACCTGTGGCCGATGTCAACAATAATCCAGACAACCCGATCATTAATGTCCGTTCATATGGTGAATCTCCGGAAGCCGTATCAAAAATGGTTCGTGCCTATATTGATGGGATGCAGGAAAATGGGTTAATTGCCACGGTGAAGCATTTTCCGGGGCATGGAGATACAGCCACTGATTCCCATCATGGGTTACCCCTTCTGCCGTTTGATCTTGCCCGCCTCGAATCCACCGAATTTGTACCATTCCGAGATGCGGTAAAAAACGGGGTAAAATCTGTAATGGTAGGCCATTTGGCGATTCCAGCACTCGAAAAAGAGGAGCACCTCCCGGCCACCTTGTCGAAAGCCATCACAACAGACATCTTACGGAATCAATGGGGGTTCACGGGTCTTGTGGTCACAGACGCGATGGGCATGAAAGGTGTTACCGCACAATTTGGAATAGGGGAGGCAGCCGTTCGGGCATTGGAAGCTGGCGCCGACCAAATCCTGATGTCTCCAGATCCATTTGCGGCGCACCGTGCCATTTTACAAGCAGTGGCTACAGGCCGTCTTAGCGAAGGACGGATTAATCGCTCCGTACTAACATTGCTACGCCTAAAGGCTTCCTTAAAGTTGCACGAAAGGAAAACCATTGCCCTCTCCGAAATTCATCAGCACGTTTCGTTGGGAACGCATAAAGCCTTGGCAGGAACCATCGCTGAAGCAGCTTTTACGCTTTTACGCAACGAAGGGCAATCTTTTCCACTGCAACCACGTTTAGCCCGCAAGATGTCGCTGGTTCACCTAAACGACGATGACGACCCGAAAGTAGGGGAAGGGTTCCAACGGGCCTTACAATCGGTGGGCCTTCGGGCAATACAAACCTTTTTATTGGACCGCAGGAGCAATTCCCTTGATTATGAAACAGTTTTGAGCCAAGCATCGAATGCCGATGTCTTCCTTGTTCCGGCCTATATTGGTTTTCATGGCAACCCGCAAGAACAACAAACGGTTATGAAACACAAAGCTTTTTTAGAAAAATTAATCGCCCTTGGCAAAACCGTAATCCTGATTTCGTTTGGTTCACCCTATCTTACCCATGGTCTGCAAGCACAGCCTTCGGTTTTTGCGGTGGCCTATGGTTCGGATCCCGCTTCGGTTCAAAATGCAGCCGAGGCTTTGGCCGGACGAAAAGCCGTTCAAGGCAAATTGCCTGTTACGGTGCCAGGGTTGTATCCCTTGTGGAGCGGATTAACTGTTTCGCCTCTGTATCCCATGAATCAAACGCATCAATTCGATCCAGCGCGTTTTGCCGCCCTTGATGCATTGTTAGAGGGGGCGATTCGGAATAAAGCCTTTCCTGCGGCAGCAACGGCATTTGGAACGGATCAAGCACTCGTTCGGGCGAAAGCCTATGGCTACCAAACCTATGACTCGGATGTGGCTGTTTCGCCGGATATGCCCTTCGATCTGGCGTCCTTGACCAAGGTGGTGGGACTAACCACTGCCGTCATGAAATTGTATGAAGAGGGAAAACTGCACTTAGACGACAAGGTGGTGAAGTTTATTCCAGAATTTGCACCAAATGGAAAAGACCAACTCACGATCCGCCACCTCATGACCCATACCGGTGGCCTAAAAGCCTTTTATGCGTTCTACAACATGGGCATTCATTCGCGGGAGGGGGTCTTGCAACATATTTTTGCCGATAAATTGTATTTTACGCCCGGCACCAAAATGGAGTACAGCGATTTAGACATGATCTTAATGGGGTTGATCGTTGAACGTATTTCTGGGAAATCGTTAGATGCGTATCTGAAACAACACTTCTGGATACCTTTGGGCATGAACCGGACCGGATTTCGCCCGACGAATGGCGCCGGGGATGATCTGGCGGTGGTGCCAACCGAAAAAGATACGTATTTCCGCAAAAAATTGATGCAGGGCGAGGTACATGATGAATGTGCTTGGGTGCTGGGAGGTACGTCTGGCCATGCTGGCTTGTTCTCTACCGCCAACGACTTGGCCATCTTTGCCCATATGATGCTAAATGAAGGATCTTATGGCGGACAACAATACCTGAAGCCCGAAACCATTCGCTTGTTTACCAAAGTACAACAACCCGGATTTAGTACCCGTGCATTGGGTTGGGATACGAAGCCGCGTTCGGGTTATACCACAGCGGGTACAAAGTGGGGGCCTCGAAGCTATGGCCATACCGGATTTACTGGAACCAGTATATGGATAGATCCGGATGCCAAACTGTTTGCCATTCTGCTGACCAATCGGGTGTATCCTACCCGCGAAAACCAAAAAATCCGTGAGGTTCGACCAAAATATGCGGATATGGTTTGGGAGATTATTAAAAATGGCAAAGTAAACACCACCAAGCCTGCCAACCGGACATGGTGA
- a CDS encoding serine/threonine-protein phosphatase, whose translation MQVFPQNAQHIGQREQQQDAFGFSDLGDVELVKNFGALVVVADGMGGMAMGQEASNLAKQVVLHTFAQPQPGESPADLLLRATHAANEAVYQMANAAGLAHLAGTTLVAAVVKDLHLYWISVGDSRIFLYRRQELAPLNIEHVYSRVLNQQVKAGILTIDQAALNPEKNALTSFIGMANLVEIDRNVHAFPLEEGDVVLLCSDGLHGTLNEHEIADVLDLHPNDAAEHLVQLTLDRNHPHQDNVTVALLKVGDKRPQAATKPGIMPPPMPHTPKKNPYGFWMLGILGLLLMAGSLWWWLAGTPDEYVYAGKRPGASLTDVRGHFLQAGTLTEGTVEWKNDPEKVYIQLGGPSLTIPGQPEVVGIVRSAKTGLDQLVFQNRHKDSLVVVFAEANKLGLIGIAGKVGELESMGYFFIDPALTDQSILADVPEAGKLMLADRDFMPKQTNWMRYVKTTTDAQILFAHMVQKASPDSLVQDGKLWTQKIRLNETLVGRFNEMKNTIRDDRRFIRKDLSKNDKWHLEGLAFSDVKLGFMLLMAHDLTLSESYVIGYQYGRADGVRLPSVAFLRPDQVSITFEKPETKLFNVRLQTGEWAIN comes from the coding sequence AAAATGCGCAACATATTGGCCAGCGCGAACAACAGCAAGACGCCTTTGGGTTCTCGGATCTGGGAGACGTGGAATTGGTCAAAAATTTTGGCGCATTGGTGGTTGTAGCCGATGGGATGGGTGGGATGGCGATGGGGCAGGAAGCCAGTAATTTGGCCAAGCAAGTGGTTCTACACACTTTTGCCCAGCCACAGCCGGGTGAATCGCCTGCCGATCTTTTACTCCGCGCAACCCATGCAGCAAATGAGGCGGTTTATCAAATGGCCAATGCCGCCGGATTGGCCCATTTGGCGGGTACAACGTTGGTGGCGGCGGTGGTCAAAGACTTGCATTTGTATTGGATATCGGTTGGCGATAGCCGGATTTTCCTGTACCGCCGTCAGGAATTGGCCCCGCTCAATATTGAACATGTGTATTCAAGGGTGCTGAATCAGCAGGTGAAAGCGGGCATCCTGACCATAGACCAAGCGGCTTTAAATCCGGAAAAAAATGCACTTACCAGTTTTATCGGAATGGCTAATTTGGTGGAAATTGACCGGAATGTCCATGCTTTTCCCTTAGAAGAAGGAGATGTGGTTTTGCTTTGTTCCGATGGTTTGCATGGTACATTGAATGAACATGAAATTGCAGATGTTTTAGACCTGCATCCAAACGATGCTGCGGAACATTTGGTACAACTTACGTTGGACCGTAACCACCCACACCAAGACAATGTGACGGTGGCGTTGTTGAAAGTGGGGGATAAACGGCCTCAGGCGGCAACGAAACCCGGCATCATGCCACCGCCAATGCCCCATACACCAAAGAAAAATCCTTATGGATTCTGGATGTTAGGCATATTGGGCTTGCTGCTAATGGCTGGTTCATTGTGGTGGTGGCTGGCTGGAACGCCCGACGAGTACGTATATGCAGGCAAGCGCCCTGGTGCCTCGCTGACCGATGTGCGTGGCCACTTTTTGCAGGCAGGGACATTGACGGAAGGCACTGTTGAATGGAAAAATGATCCAGAAAAGGTGTACATTCAGTTGGGAGGCCCATCCTTGACCATTCCTGGGCAACCCGAAGTGGTAGGTATTGTTCGTTCTGCAAAAACGGGCCTAGATCAGTTGGTGTTTCAAAACCGCCACAAAGATAGCTTGGTAGTGGTTTTTGCCGAAGCCAATAAACTGGGCTTGATTGGCATTGCTGGGAAAGTAGGAGAATTAGAATCTATGGGATACTTTTTTATTGATCCAGCTCTCACAGACCAAAGTATCTTGGCCGATGTGCCTGAAGCAGGGAAGTTGATGTTAGCAGACCGAGACTTTATGCCCAAACAAACCAATTGGATGCGGTATGTGAAAACCACCACCGATGCACAGATTTTATTTGCACATATGGTGCAAAAAGCCTCTCCAGACTCGTTGGTGCAAGACGGTAAATTGTGGACCCAAAAGATTCGCTTAAACGAAACCTTGGTTGGGCGGTTTAATGAAATGAAAAATACCATCCGCGACGACCGAAGATTTATTCGCAAAGACCTGAGTAAAAATGACAAATGGCATCTTGAAGGTTTGGCATTTAGTGATGTTAAACTGGGATTTATGCTGCTTATGGCGCACGACCTCACGTTGTCCGAGTCGTATGTTATCGGATACCAATATGGTCGGGCGGATGGTGTACGCTTGCCTTCGGTGGCCTTTCTACGCCCAGATCAGGTTTCGATAACCTTCGAAAAACCGGAAACGAAACTATTTAACGTGCGCTTGCAGACTGGTGAGTGGGCGATCAATTAA